One window of the Alligator mississippiensis isolate rAllMis1 chromosome 5, rAllMis1, whole genome shotgun sequence genome contains the following:
- the LOC102562089 gene encoding zinc finger protein 436 translates to MGEKTNTCPYCGKGFRRSSHLARHLGTHSGGSEQRLHACPQCGRIFTQSSSLARHQQQAHARERPYSCTRCGKAFGRSAHLARHQETHSGERPYRCSYCGKTFGRNAHLTRHHSTHTGERPYQCGLCGKAFTRGSHLTRHQLTHTGERPYECTRCGKGFTRNAHLARHQGTHTGEKPFHCADCGKSFTRDTHLARHRATHSGERPYKCANCGKGFSATSHLIRHQRTHRA, encoded by the coding sequence ATGGGGGAGAAGACTAACACGTGCCCATACTGTGGGAAGGGTTTCCGGCGCAGCTCCCACCTGGCACGGCACCTGGGCACCCACTCGGGGGGCAGTGAACAGCGCCTCCACGCCTGCCCCCAGTGTGGCCGGATCTTCACACAGAGCTCATCGCTGGCTCGTCACCAGCAGCAAGCCCATGCTCGTGAGCGCCCCTACTCCTGCACCCGCTGTGGcaaagcttttgggcgcagtgcCCACCTGGCGAGGCACCAGGAGACCCACTCAGGGGAGCGTCCCTACCGCTGCTCCTACTGTGGCAAGACCTTTGGGCGCAACGCCCACCTCACCCGACACCACAGCACCCACACCGGGGAGCGCCCCTACCAGTGTGGGCTCTGTGGCAAGGCCTTCACCCGCGGCTCACACCTTACCCGGCACCAGCTCACCCACACTGGAGAGCGCCCCTATGAGTGCACCCGCTGCGGCAAGGGCTTCACCCGCAATGCCCACCTGGCGCGGCACCAGGGCACCCACACTGGTGAGAAGCCCTTCCACTGCGCTGACTGCGGCAAGAGCTTTACCCGTGACACCCACTTGGCACGACACCGGGCCACCCACTCTGGGGAGCGCCCCTACAAGTGCGCCAACTGCGGCAAGGGCTTCAGCGCCACATCCCACCTCATCCGGCACCAGAGGACACACCGGGCTTAA